Proteins from one Mycteria americana isolate JAX WOST 10 ecotype Jacksonville Zoo and Gardens chromosome 1, USCA_MyAme_1.0, whole genome shotgun sequence genomic window:
- the GTPBP1 gene encoding GTP-binding protein 1 isoform X3, whose product MVSPTSEQYDSLLRQMSERIDEGCGETIYVIGQGSDGTEYGLSEADMEASYATLKSMAEQIEADVILLREHQEAGGKVRDYLVRKRVGDNDFLEVRVAVVGNVDAGKSTLLGVLTHGELDNGRGFARQKLFRHKHEIESGRTSSVGNDILGFDSEGNVVNKPDSHGGSLEWTKICEKSTKVITFIDLAGHEKYLKTTVFGMTGHLPDFCMLMVGSNAGIVGMTKEHLGLALALNVPVFVVVTKIDMCPANILQETLKLLQRLLKSPGCRKIPVLVQSKDDVIVTASNFSSERMCPIFQISNVTGENLDLLKMFLNLLSPRTSYREEEPAEFQIDDTYSVPGVGTVVSGTTLRGLIKLNDTLLLGPDPLGNFLPIAVKSIHRKRMPVKEVRGGQTASFALKKIKRSSIRKGMVMVSPRLNPQASWEFEAEILVLHHPTTISPRYQAMVHCGSIRQTATILSMDKDCLRTGDKATVHFRFIKTPEYLHIDQRLVFREGRTKAVGTITKLLQTTNNSPMNSKPQQIKMQSTKKGAVTKREDGVPPAGTAAGGPPAGDEAPSTAAAPLTPTALQPLSKVGGGGRRRGGQRHKVKSQGACVTPASGC is encoded by the exons ATGGTGAGTCCAACTTCAGAGCAGTATGACAGTTTGCTCCGGCAGATGTCGGAGAGAATCGATGAGGGATGTGGGGAGACCATCTATGTCATTGGTCAAGGATCAG ATGGGACTGAATACGGCCTGAGTGAGGCAGACATGGAAGCATCCTATGCCACGTTGAAGAGCATGGCGGAGCAGATCGAGGCAGACGTGATCCTCCTGCGGGAGCACCAGGAGGCAGGGGGCAAGGTGCGCGACTACCTCGTTCGGAAACGTGTGGGTGACAACGACTTCCTGGAGGTCAG gGTAGCAGTGGTTGGCAATGTGGATGCAGGAAAGAGCACGTTGCTAGGTGTCTTGACACACGGCGAACTAGACAATGGCCGAGGCTTTGCTCGGCAAAAGCTCTTCCGCCATAAGCATGAGATTGAGTCAGGCCGCACCAGCAGCGTGGGCAATGACATTCTGGGCTTCGACAGTGAGGGCAACGTGGTGAACAAGCCTGACAGCCATGGTGGCAGCTTGGAATGGACAAAGATCTGTGAGAAATCCACCAAGGTCATTACTTTCATTGACCTGGCTGGTCATGAAAAGTACCTGAAAACCACCGTCTTTGGCATGACCGGCCATTTACCTGACTTCTGCATGCTTATG GTTGGCAGTAACGCTGGAATTGTTGGAATGACCAAGGAGCACTTGGGCCTGGCACTTGCACTTAACGTTCCCGTCTTTGTTGTGGTGACCAAGATCGATATGTGCCCTGCCAACATCCTGCAAG AAACCCTGAAGCTGTTACAGCGACTGCTGAAGTCCCCAGGGTGCAGGAAGATTCCCGTGCTGGTTCAGAGCAAGGATGATGTCATTGTAACAGCCTCCAACTTCAGCTCAGAGAG GATGTGCCCAATTTTCCAGATTTCAAATGTCACCGGGGAGAACCTAGATTTGCTGAAGATGTTTCTTAATCTCTTGTCTCCACGGACCAGTTACAGGGAAGAAGAGCCAGCAGAATTCCAGATAGATGATACATACTCTGTCCCG GGCGTAGGAACAGTTGTGTCTGGGACGACACTGAGAGGCCTAATCAAGCTAAATGACACCCTGCTGCTGGGGCCAGATCCCCTTGGCAACTTCCTACCTATTGCTGTCAAGTCCATCCACCGCAAGAGAATGCCCGTCAAAGAAGTGCGGGGAGGCCAGACTGCctcctttgctttgaaaaag ATCAAGCGTTCTTCCATCCGGAAAGGCATGGTAATGGTGTCACCCCGCCTGAATCCACAAGCATCGTGGGAGTTTGAAGCAGAGATTCTGGTGCTCCATCACCCGACCACCATCAGCCCACGATATCAGGCCATGG TGCATTGTGGCAGCATCCGACAGACGGCCACGATTCTCAGCATGGACAAGGACTGCCTGCGGACGGGCGACAAAGCCACAGTGCACTTTCGCTTCATCAAAACCCCAGAATATTTGCATATAGACCAGCGTCTGGTCTTCCGTGAAGGCCGCACCAAAGCTGTGGGTACCATCACTAAG TTACTTCAGACCACCAATAACTCGCCAATGAACTCCAAGCCACAGCAGATCAAGATGCAGTCAACCAAGAAGGGAGCTGTTACAAAACGAGAGGATGGTGTTCCCCCAGCTGGGACGGCAGCTGGAGGCCCACCAGCTGGGGACGAGGCCCCCTCCACAGCTGCAGCGCCACTGACACCTACTGCCCTGCAACCATTG tcaaaAGTCGGAGGAGGAGGCCGGCGACGTGGGGGTCAGCGCCATAAAGTGAAGTCTCAGGGAGCCTGTGTGACTCCTGCCAGTGGCTGCTGA
- the GTPBP1 gene encoding GTP-binding protein 1 isoform X1 encodes MAASERSRSPMGGSPVPACMFAPEPGSPGGGPRVAAAACPLRAAFDAEDGEALNGEPEIDLTSKLVMVSPTSEQYDSLLRQMSERIDEGCGETIYVIGQGSDGTEYGLSEADMEASYATLKSMAEQIEADVILLREHQEAGGKVRDYLVRKRVGDNDFLEVRVAVVGNVDAGKSTLLGVLTHGELDNGRGFARQKLFRHKHEIESGRTSSVGNDILGFDSEGNVVNKPDSHGGSLEWTKICEKSTKVITFIDLAGHEKYLKTTVFGMTGHLPDFCMLMVGSNAGIVGMTKEHLGLALALNVPVFVVVTKIDMCPANILQETLKLLQRLLKSPGCRKIPVLVQSKDDVIVTASNFSSERMCPIFQISNVTGENLDLLKMFLNLLSPRTSYREEEPAEFQIDDTYSVPGVGTVVSGTTLRGLIKLNDTLLLGPDPLGNFLPIAVKSIHRKRMPVKEVRGGQTASFALKKIKRSSIRKGMVMVSPRLNPQASWEFEAEILVLHHPTTISPRYQAMVHCGSIRQTATILSMDKDCLRTGDKATVHFRFIKTPEYLHIDQRLVFREGRTKAVGTITKLLQTTNNSPMNSKPQQIKMQSTKKGAVTKREDGVPPAGTAAGGPPAGDEAPSTAAAPLTPTALQPLSKVGGGGRRRGGQRHKVKSQGACVTPASGC; translated from the exons CTGGTGATGGTGAGTCCAACTTCAGAGCAGTATGACAGTTTGCTCCGGCAGATGTCGGAGAGAATCGATGAGGGATGTGGGGAGACCATCTATGTCATTGGTCAAGGATCAG ATGGGACTGAATACGGCCTGAGTGAGGCAGACATGGAAGCATCCTATGCCACGTTGAAGAGCATGGCGGAGCAGATCGAGGCAGACGTGATCCTCCTGCGGGAGCACCAGGAGGCAGGGGGCAAGGTGCGCGACTACCTCGTTCGGAAACGTGTGGGTGACAACGACTTCCTGGAGGTCAG gGTAGCAGTGGTTGGCAATGTGGATGCAGGAAAGAGCACGTTGCTAGGTGTCTTGACACACGGCGAACTAGACAATGGCCGAGGCTTTGCTCGGCAAAAGCTCTTCCGCCATAAGCATGAGATTGAGTCAGGCCGCACCAGCAGCGTGGGCAATGACATTCTGGGCTTCGACAGTGAGGGCAACGTGGTGAACAAGCCTGACAGCCATGGTGGCAGCTTGGAATGGACAAAGATCTGTGAGAAATCCACCAAGGTCATTACTTTCATTGACCTGGCTGGTCATGAAAAGTACCTGAAAACCACCGTCTTTGGCATGACCGGCCATTTACCTGACTTCTGCATGCTTATG GTTGGCAGTAACGCTGGAATTGTTGGAATGACCAAGGAGCACTTGGGCCTGGCACTTGCACTTAACGTTCCCGTCTTTGTTGTGGTGACCAAGATCGATATGTGCCCTGCCAACATCCTGCAAG AAACCCTGAAGCTGTTACAGCGACTGCTGAAGTCCCCAGGGTGCAGGAAGATTCCCGTGCTGGTTCAGAGCAAGGATGATGTCATTGTAACAGCCTCCAACTTCAGCTCAGAGAG GATGTGCCCAATTTTCCAGATTTCAAATGTCACCGGGGAGAACCTAGATTTGCTGAAGATGTTTCTTAATCTCTTGTCTCCACGGACCAGTTACAGGGAAGAAGAGCCAGCAGAATTCCAGATAGATGATACATACTCTGTCCCG GGCGTAGGAACAGTTGTGTCTGGGACGACACTGAGAGGCCTAATCAAGCTAAATGACACCCTGCTGCTGGGGCCAGATCCCCTTGGCAACTTCCTACCTATTGCTGTCAAGTCCATCCACCGCAAGAGAATGCCCGTCAAAGAAGTGCGGGGAGGCCAGACTGCctcctttgctttgaaaaag ATCAAGCGTTCTTCCATCCGGAAAGGCATGGTAATGGTGTCACCCCGCCTGAATCCACAAGCATCGTGGGAGTTTGAAGCAGAGATTCTGGTGCTCCATCACCCGACCACCATCAGCCCACGATATCAGGCCATGG TGCATTGTGGCAGCATCCGACAGACGGCCACGATTCTCAGCATGGACAAGGACTGCCTGCGGACGGGCGACAAAGCCACAGTGCACTTTCGCTTCATCAAAACCCCAGAATATTTGCATATAGACCAGCGTCTGGTCTTCCGTGAAGGCCGCACCAAAGCTGTGGGTACCATCACTAAG TTACTTCAGACCACCAATAACTCGCCAATGAACTCCAAGCCACAGCAGATCAAGATGCAGTCAACCAAGAAGGGAGCTGTTACAAAACGAGAGGATGGTGTTCCCCCAGCTGGGACGGCAGCTGGAGGCCCACCAGCTGGGGACGAGGCCCCCTCCACAGCTGCAGCGCCACTGACACCTACTGCCCTGCAACCATTG tcaaaAGTCGGAGGAGGAGGCCGGCGACGTGGGGGTCAGCGCCATAAAGTGAAGTCTCAGGGAGCCTGTGTGACTCCTGCCAGTGGCTGCTGA
- the GTPBP1 gene encoding GTP-binding protein 1 isoform X2: protein MKLVMRLEEAELVMVSPTSEQYDSLLRQMSERIDEGCGETIYVIGQGSDGTEYGLSEADMEASYATLKSMAEQIEADVILLREHQEAGGKVRDYLVRKRVGDNDFLEVRVAVVGNVDAGKSTLLGVLTHGELDNGRGFARQKLFRHKHEIESGRTSSVGNDILGFDSEGNVVNKPDSHGGSLEWTKICEKSTKVITFIDLAGHEKYLKTTVFGMTGHLPDFCMLMVGSNAGIVGMTKEHLGLALALNVPVFVVVTKIDMCPANILQETLKLLQRLLKSPGCRKIPVLVQSKDDVIVTASNFSSERMCPIFQISNVTGENLDLLKMFLNLLSPRTSYREEEPAEFQIDDTYSVPGVGTVVSGTTLRGLIKLNDTLLLGPDPLGNFLPIAVKSIHRKRMPVKEVRGGQTASFALKKIKRSSIRKGMVMVSPRLNPQASWEFEAEILVLHHPTTISPRYQAMVHCGSIRQTATILSMDKDCLRTGDKATVHFRFIKTPEYLHIDQRLVFREGRTKAVGTITKLLQTTNNSPMNSKPQQIKMQSTKKGAVTKREDGVPPAGTAAGGPPAGDEAPSTAAAPLTPTALQPLSKVGGGGRRRGGQRHKVKSQGACVTPASGC from the exons ATGAAGCTGGTGATGAGACTTGAAGAAGCTGAA CTGGTGATGGTGAGTCCAACTTCAGAGCAGTATGACAGTTTGCTCCGGCAGATGTCGGAGAGAATCGATGAGGGATGTGGGGAGACCATCTATGTCATTGGTCAAGGATCAG ATGGGACTGAATACGGCCTGAGTGAGGCAGACATGGAAGCATCCTATGCCACGTTGAAGAGCATGGCGGAGCAGATCGAGGCAGACGTGATCCTCCTGCGGGAGCACCAGGAGGCAGGGGGCAAGGTGCGCGACTACCTCGTTCGGAAACGTGTGGGTGACAACGACTTCCTGGAGGTCAG gGTAGCAGTGGTTGGCAATGTGGATGCAGGAAAGAGCACGTTGCTAGGTGTCTTGACACACGGCGAACTAGACAATGGCCGAGGCTTTGCTCGGCAAAAGCTCTTCCGCCATAAGCATGAGATTGAGTCAGGCCGCACCAGCAGCGTGGGCAATGACATTCTGGGCTTCGACAGTGAGGGCAACGTGGTGAACAAGCCTGACAGCCATGGTGGCAGCTTGGAATGGACAAAGATCTGTGAGAAATCCACCAAGGTCATTACTTTCATTGACCTGGCTGGTCATGAAAAGTACCTGAAAACCACCGTCTTTGGCATGACCGGCCATTTACCTGACTTCTGCATGCTTATG GTTGGCAGTAACGCTGGAATTGTTGGAATGACCAAGGAGCACTTGGGCCTGGCACTTGCACTTAACGTTCCCGTCTTTGTTGTGGTGACCAAGATCGATATGTGCCCTGCCAACATCCTGCAAG AAACCCTGAAGCTGTTACAGCGACTGCTGAAGTCCCCAGGGTGCAGGAAGATTCCCGTGCTGGTTCAGAGCAAGGATGATGTCATTGTAACAGCCTCCAACTTCAGCTCAGAGAG GATGTGCCCAATTTTCCAGATTTCAAATGTCACCGGGGAGAACCTAGATTTGCTGAAGATGTTTCTTAATCTCTTGTCTCCACGGACCAGTTACAGGGAAGAAGAGCCAGCAGAATTCCAGATAGATGATACATACTCTGTCCCG GGCGTAGGAACAGTTGTGTCTGGGACGACACTGAGAGGCCTAATCAAGCTAAATGACACCCTGCTGCTGGGGCCAGATCCCCTTGGCAACTTCCTACCTATTGCTGTCAAGTCCATCCACCGCAAGAGAATGCCCGTCAAAGAAGTGCGGGGAGGCCAGACTGCctcctttgctttgaaaaag ATCAAGCGTTCTTCCATCCGGAAAGGCATGGTAATGGTGTCACCCCGCCTGAATCCACAAGCATCGTGGGAGTTTGAAGCAGAGATTCTGGTGCTCCATCACCCGACCACCATCAGCCCACGATATCAGGCCATGG TGCATTGTGGCAGCATCCGACAGACGGCCACGATTCTCAGCATGGACAAGGACTGCCTGCGGACGGGCGACAAAGCCACAGTGCACTTTCGCTTCATCAAAACCCCAGAATATTTGCATATAGACCAGCGTCTGGTCTTCCGTGAAGGCCGCACCAAAGCTGTGGGTACCATCACTAAG TTACTTCAGACCACCAATAACTCGCCAATGAACTCCAAGCCACAGCAGATCAAGATGCAGTCAACCAAGAAGGGAGCTGTTACAAAACGAGAGGATGGTGTTCCCCCAGCTGGGACGGCAGCTGGAGGCCCACCAGCTGGGGACGAGGCCCCCTCCACAGCTGCAGCGCCACTGACACCTACTGCCCTGCAACCATTG tcaaaAGTCGGAGGAGGAGGCCGGCGACGTGGGGGTCAGCGCCATAAAGTGAAGTCTCAGGGAGCCTGTGTGACTCCTGCCAGTGGCTGCTGA